From Mycobacterium sp. HUMS_12744610, one genomic window encodes:
- a CDS encoding type VII secretion target — MALRVNEDEILQFATANDRVAGEVEAGCQPDPDLLEQMTTGYGPVGAEFTAAVAEFQTAFYQSGTALAGRYSSHAQDLRDAHGRYVGADQAGAEDVAGSTSV; from the coding sequence ATGGCACTACGGGTAAACGAGGACGAGATCCTTCAGTTCGCTACCGCCAACGATCGAGTCGCTGGCGAAGTCGAGGCAGGCTGCCAGCCCGATCCTGATCTGCTCGAACAGATGACGACCGGCTACGGTCCCGTCGGCGCCGAGTTCACCGCCGCCGTTGCTGAATTCCAGACAGCGTTTTACCAGTCAGGAACGGCGCTCGCGGGCCGCTACTCGTCGCACGCCCAGGATCTGCGCGACGCGCATGGGCGGTACGTCGGTGCCGACCAGGCCGGGGCAGAGGATGTAGCCGGCAGCACTTCGGTGTGA
- a CDS encoding DUF1643 domain-containing protein: protein MTLSLDLHLPTWHGTGSGGAQFSADRSYRYRLHRRWDDGPSLMIIELRPSGANEHHDDDASRRAAAFARGFGYGGYTSLCLYAAVAADDGHLLTSTSDPVGPDNDWWIERAAYCHDVIVFAWGGDAAAARANAVASRIWQICQETSAAVAVVGWTAEGQPCGLPDRHRPGLACPHTVLSTVTAHAHTDFGDVDPRWSGLLADTHHLVA, encoded by the coding sequence ATGACACTGTCCCTGGACCTGCATCTACCGACGTGGCACGGCACGGGGTCGGGAGGGGCCCAGTTCTCGGCTGATCGGTCCTACCGATACCGATTGCACCGACGCTGGGATGACGGGCCGTCCCTGATGATCATCGAATTGCGGCCCTCGGGGGCCAACGAGCACCACGACGACGACGCCTCCCGCCGCGCGGCGGCGTTCGCTCGTGGATTTGGCTACGGCGGCTACACATCGCTTTGCCTGTATGCCGCGGTTGCCGCTGACGACGGGCACTTGTTGACGAGTACCTCCGATCCGGTGGGCCCGGACAACGACTGGTGGATCGAGCGGGCGGCCTACTGCCACGACGTCATCGTCTTCGCGTGGGGTGGGGACGCTGCGGCCGCCAGGGCCAATGCGGTGGCCAGCCGGATCTGGCAGATCTGCCAGGAAACCAGCGCCGCGGTCGCAGTCGTGGGCTGGACCGCCGAAGGCCAGCCCTGTGGTTTGCCGGATCGACACCGCCCTGGCCTCGCCTGTCCTCACACCGTGCTGTCCACGGTCACCGCGCATGCCCACACCGATTTTGGCGATGTCGATCCGCGCTGGTCGGGCCTACTCGCCGATACCCATCATCTGGTCGCTTGA
- a CDS encoding WhiB family transcriptional regulator, translating into MSISRLAPEQAPPRASGHPGGRGRPPGRPHQAVLPKLHDEPERPTPCYYDPELWHPDEQKPNPEAMAACWGCFFQRQCAIKALKTDAEFGIWAGYRLAPGPGLEVSRAQLAIIAGQEMGPPLSPGPETSAVLAGERVEDPALEGTIVDGIARDDIHIKPDITPAPESVCDDDDLDEDDDIRDDQSAVISLTNRHTLVRQCSNSPVQLALAFGHLSPAHAG; encoded by the coding sequence GTGTCTATTTCCCGACTCGCCCCGGAACAGGCCCCACCGAGGGCATCAGGACACCCCGGAGGCCGTGGACGCCCACCAGGTCGTCCTCATCAGGCGGTTCTTCCGAAACTTCACGACGAACCTGAGCGGCCCACACCCTGCTATTACGACCCAGAACTTTGGCATCCCGACGAGCAGAAGCCCAATCCCGAGGCCATGGCCGCCTGCTGGGGATGCTTCTTCCAAAGACAGTGCGCCATCAAAGCTTTGAAGACCGACGCCGAGTTCGGCATCTGGGCCGGTTACCGGCTCGCCCCCGGTCCAGGCCTGGAGGTCAGTCGGGCGCAGCTGGCAATCATCGCCGGCCAGGAAATGGGCCCTCCCCTCTCGCCTGGCCCTGAAACCTCTGCTGTGCTGGCGGGTGAACGGGTCGAAGATCCCGCCCTTGAGGGCACCATCGTCGACGGAATCGCACGCGACGACATCCACATCAAGCCAGACATCACGCCAGCGCCGGAATCCGTGTGCGATGACGACGACCTCGACGAAGATGACGACATCCGCGACGACCAGTCCGCGGTCATCTCGCTGACCAATCGGCACACGCTGGTGCGCCAGTGCTCCAACTCGCCGGTTCAGCTGGCGTTGGCATTCGGTCACCTTTCGCCCGCCCACGCCGGATAA
- a CDS encoding NUMOD4 domain-containing protein, giving the protein MTVETKCPPPLTNIREIWRPVLGYEGLYEISDYGRVWSLTRLALLTPIKSDEYPQVSLFRNGSEKRRPIAALVLETFVGPAPEGHVARPKNGRRNDVRLTNLMWAPRTNGPLSLNSGDQGPMDQPAAAPRGDVQVRVAADPITKHRVTRVEFRGWAVDLAGATLVIPTQAVPVGGSVADLEMCLNAARTLLAQRRTASRVPPPAAPAAAPDVPDADIRDALVDVLSHARAVAAQSWHWQRFNVYECISEAWKATGLRLPHRRVIEALHAVIPDGKGLMEFNLGATRDQICTLFDSAIAAASHSDRGAA; this is encoded by the coding sequence ATGACCGTTGAGACGAAATGCCCTCCGCCACTTACAAATATCCGTGAGATCTGGCGCCCAGTCCTCGGATATGAAGGCCTCTACGAGATCTCCGACTACGGGCGGGTGTGGTCTCTTACACGCCTGGCCCTGCTGACACCGATCAAGAGCGACGAGTATCCACAGGTCTCGCTGTTTCGGAATGGGTCCGAGAAACGCCGCCCTATCGCAGCGCTGGTCCTGGAAACATTCGTTGGCCCGGCACCAGAAGGCCATGTGGCGCGCCCCAAGAACGGCCGGCGCAACGACGTACGTCTGACCAACCTGATGTGGGCGCCTCGCACCAACGGTCCTTTAAGCCTCAACAGTGGAGATCAAGGCCCGATGGACCAGCCCGCCGCGGCGCCCAGAGGTGACGTGCAGGTCCGCGTCGCCGCGGACCCGATAACCAAGCACCGAGTGACCCGCGTCGAATTTAGGGGCTGGGCGGTCGATCTCGCCGGGGCGACTCTGGTCATCCCCACTCAGGCCGTTCCGGTAGGCGGCTCCGTCGCCGATTTGGAGATGTGCCTGAACGCCGCACGCACCCTGCTAGCTCAGCGTCGCACCGCTTCGCGAGTACCACCACCCGCTGCTCCGGCCGCGGCACCTGATGTTCCCGACGCCGACATCAGAGATGCGCTCGTCGACGTACTGAGCCACGCACGCGCGGTCGCCGCCCAGTCGTGGCATTGGCAGCGCTTCAACGTCTACGAATGCATCAGTGAGGCATGGAAGGCGACCGGACTCCGGCTACCGCACCGTCGGGTGATCGAAGCACTGCACGCCGTCATTCCTGACGGAAAAGGCCTGATGGAGTTCAACTTGGGTGCGACGCGTGATCAGATCTGC
- a CDS encoding transcription elongation factor NusA: MTSFRDPAYRDSIGSDRAFFSALFARRIPEVANGAIRVVDAVRDPGRYAKVAVTATVGGINAASTCIGQRGVRVHEVEALIPGERISVVNYDSDPVQYVVNALAVEIESADIVSTASRDIRVIVSVHNFATAIGRDARNVRLASDLTGWRIAICTARCTARRHIHPRFDSAAGVSVWESSTLSGHAVRSSL; this comes from the coding sequence ATGACCAGTTTCCGAGATCCCGCATACCGCGACAGCATCGGATCCGACCGCGCGTTCTTCTCCGCCTTGTTCGCACGCCGTATCCCTGAGGTCGCCAACGGTGCTATTCGAGTGGTCGATGCGGTTCGCGACCCCGGGCGCTACGCAAAGGTCGCGGTGACGGCCACGGTTGGTGGCATTAACGCTGCCTCGACGTGCATTGGGCAACGGGGTGTTCGCGTCCACGAAGTGGAAGCCCTGATTCCTGGTGAACGCATCTCGGTCGTCAATTACGACTCCGACCCCGTCCAATATGTCGTCAACGCGCTCGCCGTCGAGATTGAGTCGGCCGACATTGTCTCCACCGCCTCACGCGATATCCGCGTCATCGTGTCCGTCCACAATTTCGCCACAGCCATCGGGCGCGACGCGCGCAATGTGCGTTTGGCCAGCGATCTGACCGGTTGGCGTATCGCCATCTGTACGGCGCGCTGCACTGCCCGCCGGCACATCCATCCACGATTCGACAGCGCAGCTGGAGTGTCGGTGTGGGAGTCATCGACCCTTTCCGGCCACGCAGTAAGGAGCTCGTTGTGA
- a CDS encoding helix-turn-helix transcriptional regulator: MADNTADFFSAKAFRRACEQAGTTKKAIAAELGVTPTTLSSLLNGRSTPSMKLLIRMVDFFGGSLADFLEMPPRQQWELKHYRVAAGLTQAALAHELGVTPSAVSGWELGKYPPGAALVPRMAQLFGISDDQLRAVLGSAPPAAAPTTTSANETLSLAETLAETVLGFAASAAAMAESLPPAARDQMDTEIRERAEQALTLLSTLIPQLAPETRPRAVRLVGRLAEVHEAAISK, encoded by the coding sequence ATGGCTGACAACACCGCAGACTTCTTTTCCGCCAAGGCGTTTCGCCGTGCGTGCGAGCAGGCTGGGACGACGAAGAAGGCCATCGCGGCCGAGCTGGGCGTTACCCCGACAACGTTGAGCAGTCTGCTCAACGGCCGATCCACCCCGTCGATGAAGTTGTTGATCCGGATGGTGGATTTCTTCGGTGGCAGTCTGGCCGATTTCCTGGAAATGCCGCCCCGACAGCAGTGGGAGCTCAAGCACTACCGCGTTGCCGCTGGTTTGACTCAGGCCGCCCTCGCCCACGAGCTGGGAGTTACGCCGTCGGCCGTGTCCGGGTGGGAGCTGGGTAAGTACCCGCCGGGGGCCGCACTTGTGCCGCGGATGGCTCAATTGTTCGGCATATCTGATGATCAGCTGCGTGCAGTGCTGGGATCGGCGCCGCCCGCGGCCGCACCGACCACCACCTCGGCCAACGAGACCTTGTCCTTGGCCGAGACCCTCGCCGAGACGGTCTTAGGCTTCGCCGCCAGCGCGGCAGCCATGGCCGAGTCGCTCCCCCCGGCGGCCCGCGATCAGATGGATACCGAGATCCGCGAACGCGCAGAACAAGCGCTGACGCTTTTGTCTACTTTGATTCCCCAGCTAGCGCCAGAGACACGTCCGAGGGCTGTTCGCCTGGTCGGACGGTTGGCAGAAGTACACGAGGCGGCAATTTCAAAGTAA